A genomic region of Exiguobacterium sp. Helios contains the following coding sequences:
- a CDS encoding formate--tetrahydrofolate ligase produces the protein MEKTIRSDLEIAQQTILRPISEIAKHIGLTDADYDTYGKYKAKLTDGLVKRLATKTDGKLILVTAINPTAAGEGKSTVTVGLGQALHRLNHKTMICLREPSLGPTMGLKGGACGGGYSQVLPMEEINLHFTGDMHAITSAHNTISALLDNHLHQGNDLGIDPRRVTWKRVLDLNDRALRQITIGLGGPAHGVPRQDGFDITVASEIMAVLCLADSITDLEERISRIVVAYSYDQQPVTVQDIEAAGAATLLLKEAFRPNLVQTVEGTPALIHGGPFANIAHGCNSLIATRTALKLSDYVVTEAGFGADLGAEKFFNIKSRIGNLHPDAVVVVATVRALKMHGGVAKDQLAEENLSALVEGLALLEKHVETMDLFGVPAVVALNRFASDTDTERETVLEWCRERKIRVAESEVFSQGGAGGEALAEQVFEALEEESQFTPLYPAELPLTQKIERIAKRVYGAADVHFEEKALRELERCTEQGLGHLPICMAKTPFSLTDDPSKYGRVEGFTITVREIKPSIGAGFIVALTGNVLTMPGLPKTPAANKMGISEDGTIYGLS, from the coding sequence ATGGAAAAAACGATTCGTTCTGATCTAGAAATTGCCCAACAAACCATTCTGCGCCCCATCTCCGAAATTGCTAAACACATTGGATTAACCGATGCGGATTATGATACGTACGGAAAATACAAAGCGAAGTTGACGGACGGATTAGTTAAACGATTGGCGACGAAGACGGATGGAAAACTGATTCTTGTCACGGCGATCAATCCGACGGCTGCCGGCGAAGGAAAATCGACAGTGACGGTCGGACTTGGTCAAGCATTGCATCGCCTCAATCATAAGACGATGATCTGTTTACGCGAACCATCACTTGGACCAACGATGGGGTTGAAAGGCGGAGCGTGCGGTGGCGGTTACAGCCAAGTCTTGCCGATGGAAGAAATTAACCTTCATTTTACAGGCGATATGCATGCCATCACGTCAGCCCACAATACAATCAGTGCCCTGCTCGATAATCATCTTCATCAAGGGAATGACTTAGGAATTGATCCTCGTCGGGTCACTTGGAAACGTGTCCTCGATCTCAATGACCGGGCCTTGCGACAAATCACGATCGGACTGGGTGGACCGGCTCATGGCGTTCCGCGTCAAGATGGGTTTGATATCACGGTCGCTTCGGAAATCATGGCCGTTCTCTGCCTCGCCGATTCCATCACGGATTTAGAAGAACGGATCAGCCGGATTGTCGTCGCCTATTCGTATGATCAACAACCGGTTACAGTTCAGGATATCGAAGCTGCCGGTGCTGCGACGTTACTTTTAAAAGAAGCCTTCCGCCCAAATCTTGTCCAGACGGTCGAAGGCACACCGGCTTTAATCCATGGCGGTCCGTTCGCAAATATTGCCCACGGTTGTAACTCGCTGATTGCGACACGTACTGCCTTGAAGCTGAGTGATTATGTCGTCACGGAAGCCGGATTCGGAGCAGATCTCGGAGCAGAAAAATTCTTTAACATTAAATCCAGAATTGGCAATCTGCATCCGGATGCGGTTGTCGTCGTTGCGACTGTCCGTGCGTTGAAAATGCATGGCGGGGTTGCAAAGGATCAATTGGCGGAAGAAAATTTATCCGCTTTAGTCGAAGGACTGGCTTTACTCGAGAAGCACGTTGAAACAATGGATTTGTTCGGCGTGCCGGCCGTTGTCGCCTTGAATCGTTTCGCAAGCGATACCGATACGGAGCGCGAGACGGTGCTCGAATGGTGCCGTGAACGCAAGATCCGCGTCGCTGAAAGCGAAGTCTTCAGCCAAGGGGGAGCCGGTGGAGAAGCACTGGCGGAGCAGGTCTTTGAGGCTTTGGAGGAAGAGAGTCAGTTTACTCCGCTTTATCCGGCCGAACTGCCGCTGACACAAAAAATCGAACGGATTGCTAAACGAGTATATGGTGCAGCAGATGTGCATTTCGAAGAAAAGGCATTACGTGAGCTTGAGCGTTGCACCGAGCAGGGACTGGGACATCTGCCGATCTGTATGGCAAAAACACCTTTCTCATTGACGGATGATCCAAGCAAGTACGGACGTGTCGAAGGATTTACGATTACTGTCCGCGAAATCAAACCATCCATCGGTGCGGGGTTCATCGTCGCCTTGACCGGGAATGTATTAACCATGCCGGGTTTACCGAAAACACCAGCTGCCAATAAGATGGGAATTTCTGAAGACGGAACAATATACGGACTTTCTTAA